Proteins encoded by one window of Cylindrospermum stagnale PCC 7417:
- a CDS encoding ATP-binding protein, whose protein sequence is MPEVDYENKFKELEKENRILKKKLERSAADRIRLEETIDKRQSLLRQSNQELRESQSKLEEHKIQLEAAKIAADKANEAKSEFLANMSHELRTPLNGILGYVQILQRSKMLNEKDKFGVNVIYECGSHLLTLINDILDLSKIEARKLELDLTTFHLPSFLQGVVEICRVRAEEKGIAFVYEANTQLPTGIRADEKRLRQVLINLLSNAIKFTDRGSVTFRVKTQVSPSGAEFWQQLRFEVIDTGVGMSPEELEKIFLPFEQFGSAEKQTEGTGLGLAISLKILAMMGSQIMVQSTENLGSTFWFDLEVAVAQNWAIASITAQPGTIVGYQGTKRQILVVDDKWENRSVIVNLLEPIGFEVVEAEDGQAGLEKALEILPDLVITDLSMPMMHGLDLLKHLRQSPQLQNVVAIASSASVFDADQSRCLDGGADAFLPKPVQASLMLELIGKHLNLTWIYDQTELMPISHTTRSPDTHLTSMLLPSPEILNCLYELAQDGEIDAVFTEAATLKLAHPEYTDFTQQVIQMAESCQLKQIKDFLKQSLSQYLPCGLTQGGTSNP, encoded by the coding sequence ATGCCAGAAGTTGACTATGAGAATAAGTTCAAAGAGCTAGAAAAAGAAAATCGGATTCTCAAGAAGAAGTTAGAACGCTCGGCTGCCGATCGCATTCGCTTAGAAGAAACAATTGACAAGCGACAATCACTGCTCAGGCAATCAAATCAGGAGTTGCGGGAATCTCAGTCCAAGCTGGAGGAGCATAAAATTCAGCTAGAAGCGGCAAAAATCGCGGCTGATAAAGCTAATGAGGCTAAAAGTGAATTTTTAGCCAATATGAGCCACGAATTACGGACGCCACTCAACGGCATTCTGGGATATGTGCAGATTCTGCAACGTTCTAAAATGCTGAATGAGAAAGATAAATTTGGCGTTAACGTCATCTATGAGTGCGGTTCTCACCTGCTGACTTTGATTAACGATATCTTGGATTTGTCTAAGATAGAAGCTCGTAAGCTGGAACTTGATTTAACTACGTTTCACTTGCCTTCCTTTTTGCAAGGGGTGGTGGAAATTTGTCGGGTGCGAGCCGAGGAGAAAGGAATTGCCTTTGTTTATGAAGCTAATACTCAATTACCCACAGGAATTCGGGCGGATGAAAAACGCTTAAGACAAGTGTTGATCAACCTGTTGAGCAACGCGATCAAATTTACTGATCGGGGCAGCGTCACGTTTAGGGTTAAAACTCAGGTGTCGCCATCTGGGGCTGAATTTTGGCAGCAGCTACGCTTTGAAGTGATTGATACGGGTGTTGGGATGAGTCCTGAGGAGTTAGAAAAAATCTTTTTGCCCTTTGAACAATTCGGGAGTGCCGAAAAGCAAACCGAAGGAACTGGCTTGGGGCTGGCGATTAGCCTGAAGATTTTAGCTATGATGGGTAGCCAAATCATGGTGCAAAGTACAGAGAATTTGGGCAGTACTTTTTGGTTTGACCTAGAGGTTGCTGTGGCTCAAAATTGGGCGATCGCATCCATAACGGCTCAACCAGGCACAATCGTTGGCTATCAAGGGACGAAACGCCAGATACTTGTGGTGGATGACAAATGGGAAAACCGCTCGGTGATTGTCAACTTACTGGAACCGATTGGCTTTGAAGTGGTGGAAGCCGAGGATGGTCAAGCAGGACTCGAAAAAGCTCTGGAAATACTCCCTGATTTGGTGATTACAGATTTGTCTATGCCGATGATGCATGGCTTGGATCTGCTGAAGCATTTGCGGCAGTCGCCCCAACTCCAAAACGTGGTGGCGATCGCATCTTCTGCTAGTGTATTTGATGCTGATCAAAGTAGGTGCTTAGATGGTGGAGCGGATGCTTTTTTACCTAAACCTGTGCAGGCTAGTCTGATGTTGGAACTGATTGGCAAACACCTGAATTTAACCTGGATATATGACCAAACCGAGTTGATGCCCATTTCTCATACAACGCGATCGCCTGATACTCATCTAACTTCAATGCTGCTACCATCTCCAGAAATTTTGAATTGCTTATACGAATTAGCTCAGGATGGAGAAATTGATGCTGTTTTCACTGAAGCGGCAACACTCAAATTAGCGCATCCTGAATATACAGATTTTACTCAACAGGTGATCCAAATGGCAGAAAGCTGCCAACTTAAACAGATTAAGGATTTCTTAAAGCAATCTCTATCTCAGTATCTACCATGTGGACTGACCCAGGGAGGCACTAGCAACCCCTGA
- a CDS encoding NAD-dependent epimerase/dehydratase family protein, whose amino-acid sequence MAKIIVTGAAGFIGSHLVEKLLLQGEEVIGIDEFNDYYDPVFKRKNIAALNCLPGFSLIEGNIQLLDLPTLLKNVEVVYHQAAQAGVRASWGQGFRTYTEQNINATQVLLEAAKDAQHLKSLVFASSSSVYGDAETLPTHEEIIPLPVSPYGVTKLAAERLCGIYHKNFGVPCVSLRYFTVYGPRQRPDMAFHKFFRAVLEDEAIPIYGDGQQTRDFTFVSDLIAANLAAASTPAAVGQIFNIGGGSRVVLAEVLDTIAEIVGKPIKRNYIEKAMGDARHTAADISKARKILGYQPQVSLRDGLTQEWQWVKKL is encoded by the coding sequence ATGGCTAAAATTATCGTTACTGGAGCCGCAGGTTTTATTGGCTCGCACCTTGTCGAAAAACTATTGCTACAGGGAGAAGAAGTAATTGGCATTGATGAATTTAATGATTACTACGATCCTGTATTCAAGCGAAAAAATATTGCAGCTTTAAACTGTTTACCAGGCTTCAGCTTAATTGAAGGAAATATTCAATTATTAGATTTGCCGACACTGCTAAAAAATGTTGAGGTAGTTTATCATCAGGCGGCACAAGCTGGAGTCAGGGCGAGTTGGGGTCAGGGATTTCGTACTTATACCGAACAGAACATTAACGCTACACAAGTTTTGCTAGAAGCAGCAAAAGATGCTCAACACCTGAAAAGTTTAGTATTTGCCTCTTCATCTAGTGTATATGGTGATGCGGAAACATTACCCACCCACGAGGAAATTATCCCCCTACCAGTTTCTCCTTACGGTGTTACAAAGCTAGCAGCTGAACGTTTGTGTGGAATATATCACAAAAACTTTGGTGTGCCCTGTGTGTCATTACGCTATTTCACAGTTTATGGACCCCGACAGCGCCCAGATATGGCGTTTCATAAATTTTTTCGCGCCGTTTTGGAAGATGAAGCGATTCCTATTTATGGTGATGGACAGCAAACGCGTGACTTTACATTTGTCAGTGATCTCATTGCTGCCAATTTAGCCGCTGCCAGCACACCCGCAGCAGTGGGGCAAATCTTCAACATTGGTGGCGGTAGCCGGGTTGTTTTAGCAGAAGTTCTCGACACAATAGCAGAAATTGTTGGCAAACCCATCAAAAGAAACTACATAGAAAAGGCGATGGGAGATGCTCGTCATACCGCTGCTGATATCTCTAAGGCGAGAAAAATTCTCGGATATCAGCCGCAAGTATCTTTGAGAGATGGTTTGACGCAGGAATGGCAATGGGTTAAGAAGTTGTAA
- a CDS encoding zinc ribbon domain-containing protein → MATVSCSRCHQLIDSQAITCPHCRITLKAYGHPGIPLHRATKGGYLCDSCTYHVDDTCNFPQRPYAKECTLYQNLEESKLELQQQHHSSSFGATVKSWIKRHQALLLLLGLLLVCLLIALSKS, encoded by the coding sequence TTGGCTACTGTATCTTGTTCTCGTTGCCATCAACTCATTGACAGTCAGGCTATTACTTGCCCTCATTGCCGTATAACTCTCAAAGCTTATGGACATCCCGGCATTCCCTTGCATCGCGCTACTAAGGGCGGGTATCTGTGTGACAGTTGTACTTATCATGTTGATGATACCTGCAACTTTCCCCAACGTCCTTATGCCAAAGAATGTACTCTCTACCAAAATTTGGAAGAGAGCAAGTTAGAGTTGCAACAGCAGCATCATAGTAGCAGCTTTGGTGCAACTGTAAAAAGCTGGATTAAACGCCATCAGGCTTTACTGCTGCTACTAGGTTTATTATTGGTTTGTTTGCTGATTGCTCTGTCAAAATCTTGA
- a CDS encoding FIST signal transduction protein translates to MLKVAVGHSIDPDALAAIDEVIEQCSQSLGGEVPQAGILFTAIDFDHSLILERIQNVFSGMELIGGTTDGEMSSVLNYQQDSVTLMVFCSDQVKIHAGLGRGVSTDPIAATQQAVEDAQRKSKLETKLCLTVPESLTTSGVGILDGLKQALGENTLIIGGTTADQQRMKHTYQFFNGEVLSDSVPILLFAGDLLFSSGMAGGWKTIGKVGVATKVDRNILYEIDGKPALEFYLYYLGAPPSDEYPLAVYEPSGQRYFMRAPNGYDEHTGSIRFFTDIPALVNVQMLEASREELVLASETSFRKALESYPGKEPMAAVLISCAARRHLLGTRTQGEYQTIKAGLAKNLPCCGFYSYGELAPLEPQSETYFHNETFVTLLLGVK, encoded by the coding sequence ATGTTAAAAGTTGCCGTAGGTCACAGCATTGATCCGGATGCATTAGCCGCCATTGACGAAGTTATCGAGCAATGCAGCCAATCTCTAGGAGGTGAAGTGCCGCAAGCAGGTATTCTCTTCACAGCGATTGACTTTGATCATTCCCTGATTCTGGAACGGATTCAGAATGTCTTTTCCGGGATGGAGTTGATTGGGGGGACGACGGATGGAGAAATGTCTTCAGTGCTAAATTACCAGCAAGATTCTGTCACCTTGATGGTATTCTGCTCGGATCAGGTGAAAATTCATGCCGGACTGGGACGAGGAGTATCAACAGATCCGATTGCTGCCACTCAACAGGCTGTTGAAGACGCACAGCGTAAAAGTAAATTAGAAACCAAACTATGTTTGACAGTGCCAGAGAGCCTTACCACAAGCGGTGTGGGGATTTTAGATGGCTTAAAGCAAGCACTAGGTGAAAACACCCTGATCATTGGGGGCACGACTGCTGATCAACAGCGGATGAAGCATACGTACCAATTTTTCAATGGTGAGGTTTTGAGTGATTCAGTGCCGATTTTGCTTTTCGCTGGAGACTTGTTGTTTTCATCTGGTATGGCAGGGGGGTGGAAAACTATCGGCAAAGTAGGAGTTGCCACTAAAGTTGATCGGAATATTCTCTATGAAATTGATGGTAAACCTGCTTTGGAGTTTTATCTTTATTACCTAGGTGCTCCCCCATCCGATGAGTATCCACTGGCTGTCTATGAACCAAGTGGCCAAAGATATTTTATGAGAGCGCCTAATGGTTACGATGAACATACGGGCAGTATTAGATTTTTCACTGATATCCCCGCTCTTGTCAATGTTCAAATGTTGGAAGCTAGTCGTGAAGAACTGGTGTTAGCATCGGAAACTTCATTCCGAAAAGCTTTAGAGAGTTATCCAGGGAAGGAACCGATGGCGGCTGTTTTGATTTCTTGTGCAGCGCGACGTCATCTTTTGGGCACTCGCACTCAAGGGGAATACCAGACAATTAAAGCAGGTCTCGCCAAAAATTTACCTTGTTGCGGGTTTTATTCTTATGGTGAGCTAGCACCACTGGAACCACAGAGTGAAACTTATTTCCACAACGAGACGTTTGTCACGTTGTTGTTAGGGGTGAAGTAG
- a CDS encoding anti-sigma factor encodes MTDSFSSEHLEELIAGYALGELESEEAEELERLIAQNPEIVKQIAQLQEVMALLPYEIPEVQPSPQLRSKILAAAQANEIPVASKKRFSLPWGQIIAALVALGLALDGYRLRQELQLTQAQLAHQAEIIALLQQPNSRLVALKGVDANTASGSIILAPNKQKFVIVAENLSRLPENEIYRLWAVVDDKKIACGQFNASLTRTVFDSFPIPSNVCSLDKATLVVTKEPVPSPPQPVGTPVLIGKPQDS; translated from the coding sequence ATGACTGATTCCTTTTCATCTGAACACCTAGAAGAATTAATTGCGGGTTATGCCCTTGGGGAACTCGAATCAGAAGAAGCTGAAGAGTTAGAAAGGCTGATTGCACAAAACCCGGAAATCGTTAAACAAATTGCTCAATTACAGGAAGTCATGGCACTCTTACCCTATGAAATTCCTGAAGTACAGCCTTCGCCTCAACTGCGCTCGAAAATTCTGGCAGCGGCTCAAGCCAATGAAATCCCTGTTGCCTCAAAAAAGCGCTTTTCTTTACCTTGGGGACAGATTATCGCCGCTCTAGTGGCTTTAGGTCTGGCGCTAGACGGCTATCGTTTGCGGCAAGAGTTGCAACTTACCCAAGCTCAACTTGCTCATCAAGCAGAAATTATTGCTCTATTACAGCAGCCTAATTCTCGACTGGTTGCTCTCAAAGGCGTGGATGCGAACACTGCTTCGGGAAGTATTATCCTCGCACCCAATAAACAGAAGTTCGTAATTGTGGCGGAAAATCTGTCTCGGCTACCTGAGAATGAAATTTATCGGCTTTGGGCAGTAGTGGATGACAAAAAAATTGCTTGTGGACAGTTTAATGCTAGTTTGACAAGAACAGTTTTTGACAGCTTTCCTATTCCTAGTAATGTTTGCAGCTTAGATAAAGCAACCCTAGTGGTGACAAAAGAACCAGTACCTTCTCCTCCTCAACCTGTTGGCACTCCTGTACTAATTGGTAAACCTCAGGATTCATGA
- a CDS encoding sensor histidine kinase → MLDVSTASILLVDDNPTNLLVLKQALKELGLSVRIATDGEEALEQVQRKLPDLILLDVMMPGIDGFETCRQLKSNSLTQDIPVIFMTALTDTNSKVKGLSAGAADYITKPFEQEEVLARVKVHLQLRFLSHALQKTNESLEQLVQERTADLQKAQVQLVKQEKMSTLGQLVAGIAHEINNPIGYIVGNLDQVKLAFKDLLGHLRLYQETFPHPGKAIERNAEKIDLEYLLADLPHMILSMKLGCDRIQNISTSLRTFSRGDQDCKIPFNIHDGIDSTVQILKYRLNANERRPAIKVIREYGQLPLVKCFPGQLNQVFMNILANAIDAIEEGNVERSFDHIKAHPNWIKIQTELSPDRQQVVIRIQDNGIGISEEVKQHIFEQLFTTKAVGKGTGLGLAISQQIVVEKHGGALDVRSVPGQGSEFIINLSSI, encoded by the coding sequence ATGTTAGATGTTTCTACTGCATCAATCTTGCTAGTCGATGATAACCCCACCAATCTGTTGGTGCTCAAACAAGCACTCAAAGAACTTGGGTTGAGTGTCCGTATTGCCACAGATGGAGAAGAAGCTTTAGAGCAGGTGCAACGCAAGCTACCTGATCTGATCTTACTAGATGTGATGATGCCAGGGATAGATGGCTTTGAAACCTGCCGCCAACTCAAATCGAATTCGCTGACTCAAGACATTCCGGTGATCTTTATGACTGCTCTCACCGATACCAATAGCAAAGTTAAAGGCTTATCAGCTGGTGCGGCAGATTACATCACCAAACCCTTTGAGCAAGAAGAAGTTTTAGCCCGCGTGAAAGTGCATCTGCAACTGCGGTTTCTCAGTCATGCCTTACAAAAGACAAATGAATCGCTAGAGCAACTAGTTCAAGAACGCACGGCAGATTTGCAAAAAGCACAGGTGCAATTGGTGAAGCAGGAAAAAATGTCTACTCTGGGACAGTTGGTAGCGGGAATCGCTCATGAGATTAATAACCCTATAGGTTATATTGTCGGCAATCTCGACCAGGTAAAGCTGGCATTTAAAGATCTGCTGGGACATCTGCGTCTGTATCAAGAAACATTTCCCCATCCAGGAAAGGCTATTGAACGCAATGCTGAAAAAATTGACCTAGAATATTTGCTGGCAGACTTACCACATATGATTTTATCGATGAAGCTAGGATGCGATCGCATTCAAAACATTAGCACGTCTCTTCGTACCTTCTCCCGTGGTGATCAGGACTGCAAAATTCCTTTCAATATCCATGACGGCATCGATAGCACAGTCCAGATTCTCAAATATCGTCTCAACGCCAATGAACGGCGTCCGGCGATTAAAGTCATCAGAGAATACGGACAATTACCGCTAGTCAAATGTTTCCCCGGACAGTTAAACCAAGTATTCATGAATATCCTGGCAAATGCAATCGATGCCATAGAAGAAGGCAATGTAGAACGCAGTTTTGATCACATCAAAGCCCATCCCAACTGGATTAAGATTCAAACAGAACTAAGCCCAGACCGCCAGCAAGTGGTAATTCGGATTCAGGACAACGGCATTGGCATATCCGAGGAAGTAAAGCAGCACATTTTTGAGCAATTATTTACCACCAAAGCTGTCGGCAAAGGAACAGGTTTAGGGTTGGCAATTTCCCAGCAAATCGTAGTAGAAAAACATGGCGGAGCACTTGATGTGAGGTCTGTACCTGGTCAGGGCAGCGAATTTATCATCAATCTGAGTTCGATTTAA
- the purD gene encoding phosphoribosylamine--glycine ligase codes for MKVLVVGNGGREHALAWKLLQSQQIEQVICVPGNGGTASMERCQNLPLAVDDFEGISQVALAHGISLVVVGPEVPLAKGITDYLQSQGLMVFGPVRAGALLEASKAWAKALMQEAGIPTARAAVFTEAAAAKSYVKAMGAPIVVKADGLAAGKGVTVAETLAQAESAIDAIFQGQFGSAGNFVVIEECLIGQEVSVLALTDGLTIRPLLPAQDHKRIGEGDTGENTGGMGVYAPAPIATPELMARVQTEVLERAIATLRTRGIDYRGVLYAGLMIAPNGEFKVLEFNCRFGDPETQVILPLLATPLEDLILACVQQRLGEMPPIAWKGGAAATVVAASGGYPGEYEKGKVITGIKEAEAAGATVFHAGTKLNQQHQAVTDGGRVLNVTGTGENFEQAIAQAYAGIKYIQFEGMYYRRDIGYRVLSLKS; via the coding sequence GTGAAAGTTTTAGTTGTTGGTAACGGGGGGCGCGAACACGCTCTGGCATGGAAACTGCTGCAATCTCAGCAAATTGAGCAAGTTATCTGTGTGCCAGGAAATGGGGGTACGGCAAGCATGGAACGTTGCCAAAACTTGCCCCTAGCGGTAGATGACTTTGAGGGCATCAGCCAAGTTGCATTGGCACATGGCATCTCTCTGGTGGTAGTTGGGCCTGAGGTGCCGTTGGCAAAGGGAATTACAGACTATCTCCAAAGCCAAGGACTGATGGTATTTGGCCCAGTGAGGGCAGGAGCGCTCCTTGAGGCGAGTAAGGCTTGGGCTAAAGCCCTGATGCAGGAAGCGGGGATTCCGACGGCACGGGCGGCGGTATTTACGGAGGCAGCAGCAGCAAAGTCTTATGTGAAAGCTATGGGGGCGCCAATTGTTGTCAAGGCTGATGGCTTGGCTGCTGGTAAGGGTGTGACGGTTGCCGAAACCCTAGCACAGGCAGAGAGTGCGATTGATGCTATTTTTCAGGGGCAGTTTGGCAGTGCAGGAAATTTTGTCGTTATTGAAGAATGTTTGATTGGGCAAGAGGTTTCGGTTTTAGCCCTGACTGATGGGTTAACAATTCGACCTTTGTTGCCTGCTCAAGATCATAAACGGATTGGTGAGGGCGATACGGGAGAAAATACTGGTGGGATGGGAGTTTATGCCCCAGCGCCCATTGCGACACCTGAGTTGATGGCACGTGTGCAAACAGAAGTATTAGAAAGAGCGATCGCTACTTTAAGAACTAGGGGCATTGACTACAGAGGGGTATTGTATGCTGGGTTGATGATTGCACCCAATGGCGAATTTAAAGTTTTGGAATTTAACTGTCGTTTTGGCGATCCGGAAACGCAAGTGATTCTACCGCTATTGGCAACACCCCTAGAAGATTTAATTTTGGCCTGTGTTCAACAACGTTTAGGAGAAATGCCGCCGATTGCTTGGAAAGGGGGGGCTGCTGCCACTGTGGTTGCTGCTTCAGGCGGTTATCCTGGGGAATACGAGAAAGGTAAGGTGATTACTGGCATTAAAGAGGCAGAGGCCGCAGGCGCAACTGTATTTCATGCTGGCACGAAGTTAAACCAGCAACACCAAGCAGTGACAGATGGGGGCAGAGTTTTAAATGTCACGGGAACTGGCGAAAATTTTGAGCAAGCGATCGCACAAGCTTATGCTGGAATCAAATATATTCAGTTTGAGGGGATGTATTACCGTAGAGATATCGGTTACAGAGTCTTAAGTCTTAAGTCCTGA
- a CDS encoding phthiocerol/phthiodiolone dimycocerosyl transferase family protein, giving the protein MNRILTPSEHLMWLSYKNSPENVTFSATINGSFTVDLLTEALAWLQLRHSRLRLKIVTDNKNQPYFCSENVPHIPLRVIERQGEEHWCREMVEELLHPMSGNEEPLIRVLLLQSTEVCHLMITFHHCIGDGLSGAYLIQDILQYIGEPDSPRELLPDLPPVDEIIPDITKNWVDENLDNSLESESILTATYRNNQETNTTEEFPIRLFNWTISSAETTKLVARCREERASVHGALCAAFLLAIATEIKSPNEILLKCHTPVNIRNYLTIHVGQNLGEYIARPVTAHRLSQKTDFWDLAREVKYKLNQVIADGKLFDDVLKARALLSSKSNKGGETPDARDIGGMDIAITNLGKLNIKQQFGKLQLQKLYLMPTGPKSLPLLIGVATLQDKMCFTYRYQQSLLPDAIAYNIKNTVMEQLLTALVEVG; this is encoded by the coding sequence ATGAATCGCATTCTTACACCATCAGAACATTTGATGTGGTTGTCATACAAGAACAGCCCTGAAAATGTTACCTTTTCGGCTACCATTAACGGGTCATTTACCGTTGATTTGTTAACCGAAGCTCTGGCTTGGCTGCAACTTCGGCATTCTCGGTTAAGACTAAAAATTGTCACCGACAATAAAAATCAACCATACTTTTGCTCAGAAAATGTTCCGCATATTCCACTGCGAGTAATTGAGCGACAAGGAGAAGAACACTGGTGTCGGGAGATGGTAGAAGAATTACTTCACCCTATGTCTGGGAATGAAGAACCCCTGATACGTGTATTGTTGCTGCAATCAACTGAAGTTTGTCACCTAATGATTACTTTCCATCATTGCATTGGCGATGGTTTATCAGGAGCTTATCTCATCCAAGATATCTTGCAATATATTGGTGAACCAGACAGCCCTCGTGAGCTTTTACCAGACTTGCCTCCAGTTGATGAAATTATCCCTGATATTACAAAAAATTGGGTTGATGAAAATTTAGATAATTCGCTAGAATCTGAGTCTATATTAACAGCAACTTATCGAAATAATCAGGAAACGAATACTACAGAAGAATTTCCAATTCGCCTATTTAATTGGACAATATCTTCTGCGGAAACCACCAAACTTGTAGCTCGCTGTCGAGAAGAGAGAGCTTCGGTTCACGGTGCTTTATGTGCTGCATTTCTTTTAGCGATTGCTACTGAAATAAAATCTCCTAACGAGATTCTTCTTAAATGCCACACACCAGTAAATATCCGCAACTATTTGACAATTCATGTCGGACAAAATCTTGGAGAATACATTGCTCGACCAGTTACCGCTCATCGATTAAGTCAGAAAACCGATTTTTGGGATTTAGCCCGTGAAGTTAAATATAAGCTCAATCAAGTGATAGCAGATGGGAAATTATTTGACGATGTACTGAAAGCAAGAGCTTTATTATCTAGTAAATCTAACAAAGGTGGGGAAACTCCAGATGCGAGAGATATAGGAGGAATGGATATTGCAATTACTAATTTGGGTAAATTAAATATTAAACAGCAATTTGGAAAATTACAGCTACAGAAACTTTATTTGATGCCTACAGGTCCAAAATCTCTACCACTTTTAATAGGTGTAGCAACACTTCAGGACAAGATGTGTTTTACTTATCGTTATCAACAATCTCTTCTACCTGATGCGATCGCCTACAACATAAAGAATACAGTTATGGAACAATTGCTTACAGCCCTTGTAGAGGTTGGGTAG
- the nblS gene encoding two-component system sensor histidine kinase NblS — protein sequence MLAFLTTIREAFAKGVSKTLANWWSEFTLQTKLLAVATLVVSLVMSGLTFWAVNTIQQDARLNDTRFGRDLGLLLAANVAPLIANNNLSEVSQFSQRFYSSTSSVRYMLYADQTGKIFFGIPFWEAEVENSLTIERRIQLPEDYPGDGEKPMVRQHMTPDGVVTDVFVPLIVDKKYLGVLAIGINPNQTAVISTNFTRDVTIAVFITIWVMVILAGVINALTITKPIKELLVGVKQIAAGNFQQRIDLPLGGELGELILSFNDMAQRLESYDEQNIEEITAEKAKLETLVSTIADGAVLIDNNMQVILVNPTARRIFGWEGEDVVGSNVLYHLPPSVQMEITRPLYEMAAGDRESAEFRIPINLPAKRTLRILLTTVLNLQRESIKGIAITVQDITREVELNEAKSQFISNVSHELRTPLFNIKTYIETLHDYGEDLRVEERQEFLQTVNHETDRLTRLVNDVLDLSKLESGRNYSFDGVDLSQAIEQTLRTYQLNAKDKGIELIQELAPNLPLVVGNYDLLVQVFGNLIGNSLKFTQAGGKVAIRAYQLDPKPSEHNQSSIVRIEIADTGIGIAPEDQQSIFDRFFRVENRVHTLEGTGLGLSIVRNIIDRHHSKVNLVSEVGVGTTFWFDLDVFNEQVIPKVVESTLETPEITTV from the coding sequence ATGCTAGCTTTTTTAACAACAATCCGAGAAGCCTTCGCCAAAGGCGTGTCGAAAACACTCGCCAATTGGTGGTCGGAGTTTACCCTCCAAACCAAGCTTTTGGCTGTCGCCACTTTAGTAGTTTCGTTGGTGATGAGCGGTCTGACTTTCTGGGCGGTGAATACAATTCAGCAGGATGCACGTCTGAATGACACCCGCTTTGGTCGTGACCTGGGACTGCTGCTAGCTGCCAATGTGGCCCCGCTAATTGCTAACAACAATCTCAGCGAAGTGTCCCAATTTTCCCAACGTTTCTACAGCAGCACCTCAAGCGTGCGTTATATGCTCTACGCTGATCAAACAGGAAAAATATTTTTTGGAATTCCTTTTTGGGAAGCGGAAGTAGAAAATTCCCTAACTATTGAGCGGCGGATACAACTGCCAGAAGATTACCCCGGTGATGGGGAAAAGCCAATGGTACGGCAACACATGACCCCAGATGGGGTAGTTACCGATGTGTTTGTGCCCCTAATCGTCGATAAAAAATATTTAGGTGTGTTGGCGATCGGCATCAACCCCAACCAGACAGCAGTCATCTCCACCAATTTCACCCGTGATGTGACGATCGCCGTTTTCATCACGATTTGGGTAATGGTGATTTTGGCAGGAGTAATTAACGCTTTGACGATCACCAAACCGATTAAAGAACTACTGGTGGGAGTCAAACAAATTGCTGCCGGCAATTTCCAGCAGCGAATTGACTTACCCCTAGGGGGCGAACTAGGAGAGTTGATTTTAAGCTTTAATGACATGGCCCAGCGGTTGGAAAGTTATGACGAGCAAAATATTGAGGAAATTACCGCAGAAAAAGCCAAGTTAGAAACTTTAGTTTCCACCATCGCCGATGGTGCCGTACTGATCGACAATAATATGCAAGTGATTTTAGTCAACCCCACAGCGCGGCGAATTTTTGGCTGGGAAGGGGAGGACGTGGTGGGTAGCAATGTGTTGTATCACTTGCCCCCATCAGTGCAAATGGAAATCACCCGCCCATTATATGAGATGGCAGCAGGCGATCGCGAAAGCGCCGAGTTCCGCATCCCCATTAACCTACCAGCCAAGCGCACACTCCGCATTCTCTTGACTACAGTACTCAATCTCCAACGAGAAAGTATCAAAGGCATTGCCATCACCGTTCAAGATATAACCCGCGAGGTCGAACTAAACGAGGCAAAAAGCCAATTTATCAGCAACGTTTCTCACGAACTACGAACGCCATTATTTAACATCAAAACCTATATCGAAACCCTGCACGATTACGGCGAAGACTTGCGTGTAGAAGAACGGCAGGAATTTCTCCAAACCGTCAACCATGAAACTGACCGCCTAACCCGCTTAGTTAACGATGTTTTGGATTTATCAAAACTCGAATCTGGTCGCAACTACAGCTTCGATGGCGTGGATTTGTCCCAAGCAATCGAGCAAACACTACGAACTTACCAACTCAATGCTAAAGATAAAGGCATTGAACTTATTCAAGAACTTGCCCCTAACTTGCCCCTAGTCGTCGGTAATTATGATTTATTGGTGCAAGTATTCGGTAATCTGATTGGGAATTCTCTCAAATTCACCCAGGCAGGAGGCAAAGTAGCGATTCGCGCCTACCAGCTAGATCCCAAACCCAGCGAACACAATCAGTCATCAATTGTACGCATTGAAATCGCCGACACGGGAATTGGCATTGCTCCAGAAGACCAGCAGTCAATTTTTGACCGCTTCTTCCGCGTAGAAAATCGAGTTCACACCCTGGAAGGCACTGGTTTAGGTCTATCGATTGTCAGAAATATCATCGACAGACATCACAGTAAAGTTAATTTGGTGAGTGAAGTCGGCGTCGGCACCACTTTTTGGTTCGACTTAGACGTGTTTAACGAACAAGTAATCCCCAAGGTGGTTGAATCTACTCTAGAAACACCGGAAATCACCACAGTTTAA